TTGATAAAATGCTTACCACAATTGGTACTTTGTGAGGTCTAAGCAACAAGGTGACCGATCATGTGATCTGCTTCCACACAAAAAATGCCATATGCTGAGATTTTATCTGCAGGAAAGAGTGTCAGAGAAAATTTAGTTGTGACTTTTCAATGGTCCTAAGATGAGATGAGAACAAGCCAAATGCAGTGCAAATGTGACCACATGATGGAGAAGCCCACTTGAGCAAAGCCCAAGTGAGAAGAAAAAATCAGTGAATCGTACAAAAACGTGAAGAGGGAAGAGAGTGATCAATCACAACCATACAAACGAATGACAAAGCTATCCAGAATCTCATCTTCTTTGCCTCCAGCTCAGCAATTCTCTTTCCTATATTACTTATCTCTCCCTTCAACATTGCTTTCTGTCCTCATTTTTTCTGCTGCTACAGTTTATacagcttctctctctctctggtagCCATGGCTTCGGCTACTTTCTCTGTGGCCAAACCATCTCTTCAggttttgtttcattttgcCTTCCTTATCATCTTACTGCACTTCATTAGTTACATCATCATGATCTGATACTCTATATGTTTTTACATTTCAGGGTTTCTCTGACTTCTCAGGACTTCGAAACTCCTCTGCTCTTCCCTTCGGCAAGAAGTCTTCTTCCGATGAGTTTGTTTCCTTCGTCAGCTTCCAAACTTCTGCTGTGAGTTCCTTTCCTCTTGGTTTCTTCTGTGTTATGTCTCTTGTGTGCATCTTTATGAACCAAGTACATTTGTTATTTTTCTGTGCTGTAGATGGGAAGCAATGGTGGATACAGGAAAGGAGTGACCGAGGCCAAGCTAAAGGTAGCCATCAATGGATTCGGTAGGATCGGCAGGAACTTCTTGAGATGCTGGCACGGTCGTAAAGACTCTCCTCTCGATGTTATCGCCATTAACGACACTGGTGGTGTCAAACAAGCAACGCATCTCCTCAAATACGACTCAACTCTTGGAATCTTCGATGCTGACGTCAAACCTTCAGGAGACTCTGCTCTCTCCGTTGATGGAAAGATCATCAAGATTGTTTCTGATCGCAACCCATCCAACCTCCCCTGGGGgtaagttaacaaaaaaaaaaacaattgtttcattctttcaaaattgtatctaaaatttttatgaacGTATCTGGTTGGTGATGATGGTTAGGGAACTAGGCATTGACTTGGTTATCGAAGGAACCGGAGTGTTTGTAGACAGAGAAGGTGCTGGAAAGCACATTCAAGCTGGAGCCAAGAAGGTTCTAATCACTGCACCTGGTAAAGGTGATATCCCTACCTATGTCGTTGGTGTCAATGCTGAACTTTACAGCCATGAAGACACAATCATCAGCAATGCTTCTTGTACTACTAACTGTCTCGCTCCATTCGTCAAGGTCCTTGACCAGAAGTTCGGTAAGCATCATCATTAGCCATAGTAATGCTTACAGAATGTAAATTAAAGACTAATCTTTTTACTTATTTGTGTTGTGTCAAACATGGTAGGGATCATAAAGGGTACAATGACAACCACTCACTCATACACTGGTGACCAGAGGCTGCTAGATGCTAGCCACCGTGATCTAAGGAGAGCAAGAGCAGCGGCTTTGAACATCGTTCCAACATCTACCGGAGCAGCTAAGGCCGTGGCGCTAGTGCTCCCTAACCTCAAAGGGAAACTCAACGGAATCGCGTTGCGTGTGCCAACTCCCAACGTCTCGGTGGTTGACTTAGTTGTGCAAGTCTCAAAGAAGACTTTTGCTGAAGAGGTCAACGCTGCTTTCAGGGATGCAGCTGAGAAAGAGCTTAAAGGTATACTCGATGTCTGCGATGAGCCTCTTGTCTCTGTTGACTTCAGGTGCTCTGATGTGTCGTCCACCATTGATTCTTCTCTGACCATGGTTATGGGAGATGATATGGTTAAAGTGATTGCTTGGTATGATAATGAATGGGGTTACTCTCAGAGAGTTGTTGATTTGGCTGACATTGTTGCCAATAACTGGAAGTGAAGACCTCATCTTTTGATGTCTGCTCCATTTTTTATTACTGTTATATGATTCCGAAAGTATAATTGTAGTTCCTGAGTTTATGTATTTGTGCTCTgcaattttatagtaataaactTTATATTCAAACATATACATCCTTCTCTTAAACTTATATTGATTTCAACATGTTTCACAATATTCAGAGATAACCAAACTAAAGTCGATTCTTAAGCATTAATCTGTGTGTGATTAGTTGATTTCTCTTTGGTGTTatatgtgtctttttttttcatttggtgTCCAAATAGCATATGAAGACACAAGTCTATCTTTATCACTTAAAACAGACAAAGATATCAAAATCCAGACAAAGTTTAAGATTATGTTATATCACATGCAACTGAAGTCAAATGTTTGCTTCTTATGTTTCAACTTGTTTACATTAGTATTAGAAGCAGCTTTTCAACTGAATCCAAAAGCTAAAATAAAGATTGAAAAAGAACTAATTAACTACAAAACAGTAACAAGGATCTATTTGACACTCCTGTAGCTTTGAAGAATCATCCTGCACTGTCTCTTCCTCTGTTCtcaatttcttttcttcttcttcttcttcttcttcttcttcttgcattACTCTTAAAAACTCTTCAAGTGCTCTCTGCATCCACTCATATCGACACAGCTCCAATGCTTCTTTAACACTCAACTGCAACATTTTTCATGTAATTCCCAAAGTTatacatgaaaaaaaagaaagaatcatCAGTTTATTCgatttttaaacttgttattattatgttttgagCTTTTTTAATTTACCCATTTCCTCTCACGATTCTCACGTTCTGGCCAATCCTCGAGTTCTTCGGTTACCTCTAATGCAAACATATATCCTTTGCATCCACCAAAACATTCATCCTCCTCATTgcaactactactaatactactTTTGCTTCTAAATTCCCAAACTCCTAAAGGAACTTCCtgaaaacaaatgaccaaataAAATGACAAACAATCTTTCTGATTCATTTTGCTTTAAATATTGAATAAAACTTACTCTAAGGCTTCCTTTAACTCCAGCCTCTTCCATGGCTTCACGAGAAGCAGCTTCAAGAACTGTCTCATCATCTTCCCATCCTCCCTGATAATAGTAAcatacacaacaacaacaaaaagagtTTTCATAAAAACAGTAAGAGAGGGAGATTTTCtgaagaaactaaaaaaaaacctttGGGAAGACAAGATCATGACGATTAGGAGATGTAACCATGAGAACTTGAAGCTTGTTTACAAAGTCAACACTTGTGTCTTCTTCAATTCCCTCGTCTTTGATCAGCCTATACGGAATGCATCTGTTCAGAAAACACTAAGAAAATCATTGatatgatgataatgatgatgatgatgaaaaaaaagagaacagaATAGACTTTTATGTACCCAGAAACGAGACGAAAGTTGTTGTCATAACGTTGACGATCTCGTCCTGTCCGAGATGATATAACGGACATTGATGAATCTGCAACAAAAGATTTCaacacaaaaccaaaaaaaaaaaaaagagaatgctGTCTGTTACGTTCTTGAAAAGCCCTCTCTTCTTGATTATTAGGGTTTAGTAAGAAACATGATCATCATGGAATATcatttcatcttcatcttcgtgAGAAACAACAACTctcgtttttttattttccagaattaactttttaaaaataaaaaaaatcttcttgTTTTTAAGTTCTCTCTATTTTTAGGGAGAGTGTGTACCAACGAGCATTCATTGCTGTTTGTGACCATCAACTCTCTctatttaaatcaatttttttaagaaaatatcaataaaacGAAGTTACTTAGGAAGATGAAGCAAGTGACTGACGGATCTGATTCCATAATTGACTTGTTACAGTTCATATCAACAGAGTAATATTCTCCACTAAAGAGAATAACTCTGGATGATAATAGATGCTACAAAAACTTATCTTGAGATGTGTTTCCAAGGAGACCATTGACACCGAATTGGTATTTACTACGTACTTTCAATCGGTTTCGAGctatattccattttttttaagtatttcgGACAATTAAAGTATATCTCTTACcacaagttgctatagagttgAGATTGTGTCCGATAATATGTTTCATAAAACCCTTAAGCCATGTGTGTTAAGAACTTTACTGTTATTACCAAACCCCTACTTGCATGGTACTTCCATTGATGTATTTGGAAGCACGAACCATTTCTTGTATGTTACGTTTTGTTGATGAGATGTTTTTTGCTCTtctattatgttttttatttttactaaaatgaGGCTATAGTACATGTGGATATCACACCAGACTGCATGAGTCGCGATGTGAGAGTAATATATCTTCTTGATCGTCAAAAACCagaaagataataataatatgatcACAGCTTTAAGAAACAGTTAATTTTGGTTAAATCATATCTTATCTAACTTTTCTATTAATAGTATGTAAAATCTGCtgccaaaaataataattaatataagaaAATCTTGTCTAATTTTGTATTTCATATCACTTTATAGTTTTTATAACTTGATTTGAGGACTACAATTAAAATAACATTATGAAAAACATATAGTTAACCAAATTTAAACTATACTCTAAATCTCAACTCAATACAAGATATATAACTAAGACTTTTTAACCCCTTTGTATCTTTGTGACCTAATACGAGTTTGAGATCTTCTAGTTTCTGTTTTCTTCAAGATCACCCACCAGAAAACAACCGGTTTGTATTTTGTAACTGATACTATCTCTTTTTCTGTAAAGAACAACAGTTTTCTGCTAGTATAACTAATTAACGGGTTTCCACATTGttataatgatgatgatgatgatgagcatGTTGGTAACATCAAATAGATTTCCTTACCTTCTTTTCcaaatgatcatgttgactctaatatatattataataaggATAGATTTgtcattattattttgaataagtTCATCTCCATCCCAATACACCAATTAAAACTCACATGGATGAGTCATCTAGATAAGTTTTATTTTACGCTAAAATTAAAAACACTGATACATATTTTAACTTAAAACGAACATCATCAATTCTCCTCTAGTTTGAAGAATTATCTTGCATTGTCTCTTCCTTTGTTCTCtattttccttcttcttcttcttgcattACTCTCAAAAACGCTTCAAGTGCTCTCTGCATCCACTCATACCGACACAGCTCTAATGCTTCTTTAACATTCAACTGCACATTTTTCATGTAGTCccaaatttatatatgaaatgaCATAATCATCAGTTCATTCGATCTTATActtgttattatattttgagCTTCTTACCCATTTTCTTTGGCGATTCCCACGTTCTGGCCATTCCTGGAGTTCTTCGGTTACCTCTAATGCAAACATATAGCCTTTGCATCCACCAAAAGATTCATCCTCCGCATTGGTACTAATACTACTTTTGCTTCTAAATTCCCAAACTCCTAAAGGAACTTCCTGAAACAAATGACCAATAAATGATAAACAAACTTTTTGAATCACTTTGCCTTGAAGATTGAAAACTTACTCTAAGTATTCCTTTAACTCCAGCTTCTTCCATGGCTTCGCGAGAAGCAGCTTCAAGAACGGTCTCATCATTTTCCCATCCTCCCTGATAATAATAGTAACATAAcatcataaaaaataaagtttttataaagaCAGGAAGAGAGGGAGATTTTcgaaagaaattgaaaaaaaaacctttgGGAAGACAAGATCATGACGATTAGGAGATGAAACCATGAGAACTTGAAGCTTGTTTACAAAGTCAACACTTGTGTCTTCTTCAAGTTTCTTGTCTTTGATCAGACGATACGGAATGCATCTGTTCATCAAACACTAAGAAATCAACCATTTTGCTTTCTCGTTTTTGTATATGTTTCCGACAGTTGCAAACTTGCAAAACTGCTCATCAttcgaaaaaaaagaaatgattttcttatattttaccCAGAAACGAGTCGGAAGTTGTTGTCGTAACGTTGACGATCTCGTCCTGTCCGAGATGAAAGAACCGACATTGATGAATCTGCAACAAAAACATTTCGACACAAAATCAAAGAAACATAGAGAATGTGTCTCTTACATTCTTGAAACTCACTAGCCTTGTTTATTAGTGTTAGTGAAAACACGATCTTAGCATGCTAGAATCCAGATTAAAAATTGTGAAACAAAAACGGGttgaaaacaataatataaagtAGTAAAAAGGTTTGAAAACCGTTAAGGAAATAGACAAATAGTCGAGATTTGATTTGTTTACTTAACTCAATAAATCACTCTTATATGAGATATTTTTATACGATTTTTAAGTTTCAGAATAAAACTATTTGCAtgtgtcacaaaaaaaaaagaataaaactatttgcatcaaccaaaaaaacaatcTGCAAACTTAACATCCACATTATACTCTCTAAACttacttcaaaaagatttgaggTATTGCTAGAACTTTGTATGTGAAAGCTTATCTTGAGTAAGATTATTATGTGAGTATATTGGTATTAGAGAGATAAgacatttatttatatgaaaaatttagGAAGtttaatcataaattaatttaaacatttGTCACTAAATTTATTAACCTTTAGCCATTTGTCTCCAAGTCATTTTGGGTTAGACACAAAATGTGTTTAGCTTAGCCATTTGTCACCAAATTGATTTAGCTTAGTTAATAAGATAAATTAGTCACAATTTTACTTAGCTTAAACAATTTATCACTAAATAGATTTAAATTAGTCATTAACTTAGTTCAAATCTTTTAATTCATTGTCCAAAGATAACTCCAAATTTAAGTCTGATATATGATAAAATGTGACATGTAGTGATTCtattaaattatatcctatCTTTCTTTTCTATTAATGGTTAGTAAGATCTGCTgtcaaaaattaataattaataaaagaaaatcttCTTTAATCTTATATTTCATATCACTTTATAGCTTTTATAACTGATTTTGGGAACAAAATTAAGATAAGAttatgaaaacatataattaaccAAATTTGAACTATACTCTATATCTCAACGCTGTAGGAAATCGTTTTTAACAAAATGGTTTAAGACCATTTCTCTGTAAGTTTTCGGACGAAGACGTTTGTCCAAATCCTTCACatgcttttattttttagtttatagtTTTTTGTATGTCTGAAAGTACAACATATAGAAAAATTCGATAGACTCTATATTTGATGTTGGAAGATATAAACACAGCAGTTGTATCTAAAAACATCACACTAAAGGAAGTTTAAAGATTTAAGAAAAGAGATTTGCCATTTTGACTCTACAATTTTTctatatcaatttattttagtattgtaatttagatttatgtttttcttatttttacaaatattatttgTCTCATTGAAATAAATTAAGGTTCCTACAAATACAAGATATATAACAAGAAGGATTCATTGGttatttcaaaacataaaagaagaaaGACATGGATGCAACTTCACCACCAGCACTACCAGATGACGTCATAGAAGAAATCTTATTGAGACTTAGGGTGAAAGAACTAATCCGACTCAAGTGTCTTTCAAAACAATGGAAATCGAGGATCGAGTCTCGCAGTTCCATTGTACGATTCCACTTGGACCGCCCATCACTCATCTTGATGCTGCGTATCTTTATCCGTTTAGTAAAACACGTCTTCAAGTGTCTTCACGTGTCCTCCAAGTCTGCTTTTACTTTAATGTTTTCTTCTACATatcaaatttaaacaaaaagacTGAAACTTTTACCTGAGTGGTTTTACCACTACCAGTCTCTCCAACGAGAATTAGTGTTTGGTTGTCGTTAAAGATTATGAGAAATCCCCTTTCTGCTGCCACACTGGTAGAGTCCTTCGTTTCTCAAGTATCTGGTAGTACTGGCGAATAAGGCTTTCCGTTCCATTTATTGATTCCACTGCCAATATCGGAGCTGAAGGCTCGTCCACCATATCGAATAAGTGCTGACTTTCCTCTTTCTCTCGATACGTCAAAGAAGAGGGGATGCAAGAGAAGAACGATGAAAGGCAACCGTTTGCTAAAGTTTGGCTTGGCGGTGGCTAAAATTCTTATGGAATTTTTAATCTAGCCCCAAATCTTTATGTATATTCTTTATCCGCTCAAATTATTTGGAAGGCAAACCTAGGGCCCGTTTTAGTGGGCTGATAGTGGGCCCGTCTTTTATTTACGAAGCCTGGTTCAATAGCTAATGAAATATAACACCAAAGTTACTTGGTTACCTTTGTGCATCTGTTTAGTAGAGGGTAATTTTCAAAAACCAGAAAAagaagtgtatttttcaaattctattttgaattttgttgtacaaaaagaatatttattttcatatatgctGTTTATATCATTATTATGTAAAATTAAGCATACAAAATCAGTTATAATTTCTTTGTAACTAAGTCTTAATATTtgtcaaaataattaatgtgAGAATTAATtctcaaatctttatttttagggTTCTTGTTGACCATATGGATTATAAAAGAGCCACTCTCCTTTCATTAAAGACACCAAGTAATCAACTCATACCAAATCCTTCACAtgctttattttttagtttatagtTTTTTGTGTGTCTTAAAgtacaacatataaaaaaaatcgatagaTTCTATCTTTGGTGTTTGGAGATAGAAACACAACAGTTATATCCTGAAAATCTGAGCACTATAAAGaacatttaaaaattcaaagaaaGAAATTTATCATTTTGACTCTGCAATTTTCTATATCAGTTTATTTCGATATTGCAATttagatttatgtttttattattttttataaatatcagtTATCTCATTGAAGTAAATTAAGGTTCCTACAAATACAAGATATATAACAAGAAGGATTCATTGGTTGTTTCATAACAGAAAAGAAGAAAGACATGGATGCGACTTCACCACCAGCACTACCGGACAACATCATAGAAGAGATCTTATTGAGACTTAGGGTGAAAGAACTAATCCGACTCAGGTGTCTCTCAAAACAATGGAAATCGAGGATAGAGTCTCGCATTTTCATTGTACGATTTCCACTTGGACCGCCCATCACTCATCTTGATGCTGCGTATCTTTATCCGTTTGGTAAAGCAGGTCTTCAAGTGTTTTCACGTGTCCTCCAAGTCTGTTTTTACTTTATGTTTTCTTCTATTTTGGAAAGCTCCTTATGTTCAACTTATATATGATCTCATATATTTGGAAAGTTGAACGTTGTATTTGGAAgcatgaaagaaaataaaatctctAGTTTGTTATTTGGCCTTATTCGTGAACTAGCCATATTTGGAGAAGAAATTAAGTAAATgtcattgattttgacataatgtaGAAACTAACATTTAGCACATCTTTGATCCGGTTGTACCCTTAATAGTAGCAGGTTATTGTGGTTGAAGTAGATATATTAATAGCACATCACATAAAAAGGCAACGTCACAACATTATTTACTGCATACTTAGTTATTATGGATAGTAAAATgaatagataatatataaagttttttaataaaaaagtatatTCCATATCACCGAAATAGTATATAATTGTAATCACATTCACAACCACTAAATACTAAACGTTATCCCAACTTTTAATTGCTAAGCCCCAAAAAACCCTAATCCAATGTTAACTTTAATCTTTCATAAACTAatccaaattttgaaatttcagTAAAATGCATTTCTATTCTACATGAAACATATGAAATAGAAAAAGTGAGAATGTAATTGCAATCTAAATATCATTTTAACATATTTCTCAAATGTTGATATGGTTATGCCTTCATGGAATGTGGTAATACTTGCCCTAATGTCAACGCCAATCATACATAAACTAAACCCTATCGACTAATCACTAACCCTACATGGCAATATAAACTCAAATCCGATGTCAACCCTAATCTTCCATAAACTAAAGTCTAGCcactaatcactaaacactaTATGGATAAGACATAGGCTTTTTACTTAATTACCACAACCGCTAAATAATATACTCAAACTCCTACTCAGTAAATTTAAACCCTAGTCAGAAAACTATAAATccaaatacaatctataaattgttttctaATATTAAATTCCTTGTTCGGAAACTCGCTAGGCGCTACGCGTGCGGCACATGTGGGCCTAGCGATTTATTGAAAAGCGGGAAAAAATCGGGGAGTACGCGGGGAGGAATTTTTTGTACTTTATACGTATAATACTACATTTTATACATACAAATTAGAAACCACCAtctcataatttattttaaatgtttgttCTACTGACTTAAGTCGATAAAATctgtaaaaatgttttaaaaaactcaTTCCGAGTCTGATCCAGTCTAGGCCCAATAAAATTTACTACTTAATGAAATACTAAAAGTAAAAAACTTGAAATTCTAACATCCCACATCGTCTAATGATAACAAAAGTAACATCTAACATCACCTATAAATAAACGTAGCACTAGCTAAATAGTTAGTTTGCAAGATGGGCTTCGTATCAAGCCCAATATCTTGTCGAAAAGTTTAAAAAGACGGCTCGTTACTCGCTGAGAAATCGGTTTTGAACCGAGTAAATCAGTTAGGCGGCCGACTATATGTGGCCCGATTAATGTGACCGAATTGGTCTTAATCGAGTCGGTTCATTGAcgtggagcgactactcggccGAGTATACGGCTAGGCGGCCGCCTTTTAGAACAAGGATTAAATCCATGAAGGCACATTTATTTGGTTTGAAAAGTTGCATATGGGCTATACCATATAGTCTAAGTACTATGATAAACCTTATCGGGAAAACCTACATATTAAAGCCGCTCACACCCGCAACTTACTATACCTAAACCCCTAAAAATTAATCGATTTATAACAATGATAcaacaagaaaatataaaccctCTTGTATCCTCGTAGCAAATCATATGCTGTTATtcgtaaaccataaacccaaatagaatggaacaaagtaaataacatagtacatatcgttgaaattatgaaatgtctatgattgcATAAAAGAAATTGATGCTGACCTCAACTATATCCCCTCACcttcaaaatactaaaccctaaactctaatcactaaactctaacccaaatataaatcctaaacctaaatataaaccagaaacccaaatagaatggaacaaaataaataacatagtacatattggtgaaattatgaaatgtctaACCATACCCCTTCACCTTTTAAATACTAACCCCTAATTCGAATCAGTAAACcctaacccaaatataaactctaaacccaaatatcaaaatataaaaaat
This genomic interval from Brassica napus cultivar Da-Ae chromosome A6, Da-Ae, whole genome shotgun sequence contains the following:
- the LOC106346458 gene encoding glyceraldehyde-3-phosphate dehydrogenase GAPA2, chloroplastic — its product is MASATFSVAKPSLQGFSDFSGLRNSSALPFGKKSSSDEFVSFVSFQTSAMGSNGGYRKGVTEAKLKVAINGFGRIGRNFLRCWHGRKDSPLDVIAINDTGGVKQATHLLKYDSTLGIFDADVKPSGDSALSVDGKIIKIVSDRNPSNLPWGELGIDLVIEGTGVFVDREGAGKHIQAGAKKVLITAPGKGDIPTYVVGVNAELYSHEDTIISNASCTTNCLAPFVKVLDQKFGIIKGTMTTTHSYTGDQRLLDASHRDLRRARAAALNIVPTSTGAAKAVALVLPNLKGKLNGIALRVPTPNVSVVDLVVQVSKKTFAEEVNAAFRDAAEKELKGILDVCDEPLVSVDFRCSDVSSTIDSSLTMVMGDDMVKVIAWYDNEWGYSQRVVDLADIVANNWK
- the LOC111216244 gene encoding nudix hydrolase 12, mitochondrial-like codes for the protein MSVLSSRTGRDRQRYDNNFRLVSGCIPYRLIKDKKLEEDTSVDFVNKLQVLMVSSPNRHDLVFPKGGWENDETVLEAASREAMEEAGVKGILREVPLGVWEFRSKSSISTNAEDESFGGCKGYMFALEVTEELQEWPERGNRQRKWLNVKEALELCRYEWMQRALEAFLRVMQEEEEGK
- the LOC106351244 gene encoding nudix hydrolase 12, mitochondrial, with amino-acid sequence MSVISSRTGRDRQRYDNNFRLVSGCIPYRLIKDEGIEEDTSVDFVNKLQVLMVTSPNRHDLVFPKGGWEDDETVLEAASREAMEEAGVKGSLREVPLGVWEFRSKSSISSSCNEEDECFGGCKGYMFALEVTEELEDWPERENRERKWLSVKEALELCRYEWMQRALEEFLRVMQEEEEEEEEEEKKLRTEEETVQDDSSKLQECQIDPCYCFVVN